The Scytonema hofmannii PCC 7110 genome includes a region encoding these proteins:
- a CDS encoding M23 family metallopeptidase codes for MPLKLKIDFECGQQQQFVEPISTVSSQLLVPQPQQTVQPRSREQLKLWIMSLTTLGMAIAITNKDVSDWLSQISSPHIPRIIIDAPNDRAQQPKRLPNLKSVFPLTKKAPITDVPGSCRDRCTRIHAGTDYAYIGAVLNALAGRVVEVNPRSRSGGVIAVESQWNGESVKLRYVHLDRQTVASYKVGEFIPTGKVLGYIRETFPGSTGPHAHIEVYRNGRLDWKGYRFLAKL; via the coding sequence ATGCCTCTAAAGCTTAAAATCGATTTTGAATGCGGGCAACAACAGCAGTTCGTAGAACCGATTAGCACGGTTAGCTCTCAGTTACTTGTTCCGCAACCGCAACAGACCGTACAGCCAAGAAGCCGAGAACAGCTAAAACTGTGGATAATGTCGCTGACTACACTTGGTATGGCGATCGCAATTACCAACAAAGATGTCAGTGATTGGCTCAGCCAAATTAGTTCACCGCATATTCCTCGCATCATTATTGATGCTCCAAACGATCGAGCACAGCAGCCTAAGCGACTGCCAAACCTAAAAAGCGTCTTTCCTCTCACTAAGAAAGCTCCAATTACAGACGTTCCCGGTAGCTGCCGGGATAGATGCACTCGAATTCACGCAGGAACAGACTACGCCTACATTGGAGCGGTATTAAATGCTCTTGCTGGGCGAGTTGTTGAAGTGAATCCCCGTTCGAGATCTGGCGGCGTTATTGCAGTTGAGTCGCAATGGAACGGCGAGTCAGTAAAGTTGCGTTATGTGCATCTTGATAGGCAAACTGTTGCGAGCTATAAAGTTGGTGAGTTTATTCCAACTGGGAAAGTATTGGGCTATATTCGCGAAACATTTCCTGGTTCAACAGGTCCACACGCCCACATTGAAGTTTATCGAAATGGGCGTTTGGATTGGAAGGGGTACAGATTTCTGGCGAAGTTATGA
- a CDS encoding Eco57I restriction-modification methylase domain-containing protein encodes MVLNFQRTRDLLYDFKFEELFIEELGWSQTSRKKAVSLEIENKTYEYQRIAEFSGVGVFEVTAADGVIPEAKVRAAIHQEITKDKAENLLIFIDSQRTRSLWYWVKREENKSYIRDHLYVKGQPGDLFLSKLGSLVIDITELEDDELSVVEIAYRLQKAFDVERVTKQFYKDFQEQHQQFLGYVKGIHNKNDRRWYTSVLLNRMMFVYFLQRKRFIDNGDLNYLQNKLEASKRRGKNLFYKEFLQALFFESFAKPETDRDASVQSLVGNVKYLNGGLFLRHRIEQEYNITIADEAFEQVFNLFARYSWNLDDTPEGKDDEINPDVLGYIFEKYINQKAFGAYYTRPQITEYLCDRTIHKLIVDRVNDALSDRYRPFEDINELLIKLDANVCRLLIKNILPMLSILDPACGSGAFLIAAMKTLIQVYSAVIGTIDLMGDANLKRELEDTRKLHKSLSYYIKKRIVTDNLYGVDIMEEATEIAKLRLFLALVSSAHDVDELEPLPNIDFNIMAGNSLIGLIRVDETAFDTVGNSKQGNLLQALAAANYKAILVEKNKSIELYKKHAFISGEEQLPGEQQGTEQQSRLQMLRSHIEKLNRESQEKLNLLLLNEFSQRLGIKYEEVQLTGKSKKRVLTVDDIAALKPFHWGYHFDKVLRRGGFDAIITNPPWEVFQTNEKEFFNEYSDVATRKMMDVFEFIKKRDELLQDDEIQLAWLEYCSRFSYQNAYFKRAEQYKNQTSVINGKTVPSKNNLSKLFLEQCFNLLRNAGQCGILIPTSLYSDAGNKQLREMLFQGAKIYTLFGLSNERFIFEGVDHSFKFCLLSFEKGGSTNSFRAAFRIVPTEAVSPKNLNLFLSSKNEHIEIPLTVVQHFSPDSFSITEFKHQIDIDIAEKLSSFPFIGEQITGKWNLKLTTEFDKTATKDFFLLSPSPQNQPLYEGGMIHHFKHNFAPPKYYINIQKGRTKLAGKKSTNYNTQLDCDEYRLIHRRIARQGHTRTLICCIIPKNTFCDNSVNYAVPRGYSKKELVFICAVFCSFVLDFQVRGRVNNNVTIGLINQLSVPRLTESDRYFNEIVERAVKLICTTPEFDELAQEVGLGSHKQGATDETERAKLRAELDGMIAHLYNLTEEEFAYILSTFPIVPEQVKQNALKAYHAFEPKSGDTGIVALIEQGENHQLEFKSTARWNLRENKQDKAMEHEIVKAIAAFLNTNGGTLLIGVDDNGVPIGLNNDYQTLKKKNNDGYMLFLNNDLLLREIGKEFGTLFRITFHQVSGQDVCRVVVQRSPKPVYVKLKDKNGKEEEVFYIRSNNSSIKLSTKEAVEYSRNRWG; translated from the coding sequence ATGGTACTTAATTTTCAACGAACACGTGACTTACTCTATGACTTTAAATTTGAGGAGCTATTTATAGAGGAGTTAGGATGGTCACAAACTTCAAGGAAAAAAGCTGTTTCGTTGGAGATTGAGAACAAAACTTATGAATACCAGCGCATTGCAGAATTTTCGGGTGTAGGGGTTTTTGAAGTTACAGCAGCAGATGGTGTAATTCCAGAAGCTAAGGTTCGCGCTGCAATTCATCAAGAAATTACTAAGGACAAAGCTGAAAATCTGCTGATTTTTATTGACAGTCAACGTACTCGCAGTCTTTGGTATTGGGTAAAGCGGGAAGAAAATAAAAGCTATATTCGTGACCATTTATATGTAAAAGGTCAACCGGGAGATTTATTTTTAAGTAAGCTGGGTTCTTTAGTGATTGATATCACGGAACTTGAAGATGACGAATTATCAGTTGTAGAAATTGCTTACCGACTGCAAAAAGCTTTTGATGTAGAGCGAGTCACTAAACAGTTTTATAAGGATTTTCAAGAGCAGCATCAGCAGTTTTTAGGTTATGTAAAAGGGATTCATAATAAAAATGACCGACGTTGGTATACATCGGTGCTTCTCAATCGGATGATGTTTGTTTATTTTTTACAGCGGAAGAGATTTATTGATAATGGAGATTTAAATTATCTGCAAAATAAACTTGAAGCGAGTAAGCGGCGTGGTAAAAATCTCTTTTATAAAGAATTTCTTCAAGCGTTATTTTTTGAAAGTTTTGCTAAACCAGAAACAGACCGCGATGCATCAGTACAATCATTGGTAGGAAATGTAAAATATCTCAACGGGGGATTATTTTTAAGGCATCGTATTGAGCAAGAGTATAACATTACAATAGCGGATGAGGCGTTTGAACAAGTTTTCAATTTATTTGCTCGTTATTCTTGGAACTTGGATGACACGCCAGAGGGGAAGGATGATGAAATTAACCCCGATGTGTTGGGTTATATTTTTGAAAAATATATTAATCAAAAGGCTTTTGGAGCTTACTATACTAGACCACAGATTACTGAATATCTATGTGATAGAACGATTCACAAATTAATTGTAGACCGCGTCAATGATGCGTTATCTGATAGGTATAGACCATTCGAGGATATCAACGAACTACTCATCAAGTTAGATGCAAACGTCTGCCGTTTGCTGATAAAGAATATTCTACCTATGTTATCAATTCTTGACCCAGCTTGCGGGTCAGGTGCATTTCTCATCGCTGCTATGAAAACGTTAATTCAAGTTTATAGTGCGGTGATTGGCACAATTGATTTGATGGGAGATGCCAATTTAAAAAGGGAACTTGAAGATACAAGAAAGTTACATAAATCACTATCATATTATATTAAAAAGCGGATTGTTACTGATAATCTCTATGGTGTAGACATCATGGAGGAAGCAACAGAAATTGCTAAACTACGTCTTTTCTTAGCATTGGTTTCTTCTGCTCATGATGTGGATGAATTAGAACCTCTGCCCAATATTGACTTTAACATTATGGCGGGTAACTCGCTGATTGGGTTAATTCGAGTCGATGAAACCGCCTTTGATACAGTTGGCAATTCCAAGCAGGGAAATCTTCTTCAAGCTTTAGCAGCAGCTAATTATAAAGCCATCTTAGTTGAGAAGAATAAATCGATTGAACTTTACAAAAAACACGCTTTTATATCTGGTGAGGAACAACTTCCTGGCGAACAACAGGGAACAGAACAACAATCACGATTGCAAATGCTGCGTAGTCATATTGAAAAACTCAACCGAGAATCGCAAGAGAAGTTAAATCTTCTGCTGTTGAATGAGTTTAGCCAACGTTTGGGTATCAAGTACGAGGAAGTTCAGTTAACAGGTAAATCAAAGAAACGGGTGTTGACAGTTGATGATATCGCAGCCCTCAAGCCTTTTCACTGGGGTTATCACTTTGATAAAGTGCTAAGGCGTGGTGGATTTGATGCAATTATCACTAATCCTCCTTGGGAAGTTTTTCAAACTAATGAAAAAGAATTTTTTAATGAGTATAGTGATGTCGCTACAAGAAAAATGATGGATGTATTTGAATTTATTAAAAAGCGTGACGAACTTTTACAAGATGACGAGATACAATTAGCTTGGTTAGAATATTGTAGCCGTTTTTCTTACCAAAATGCTTACTTTAAAAGAGCAGAACAGTATAAAAACCAAACTTCCGTGATTAATGGTAAAACTGTTCCTAGTAAAAATAATTTATCTAAACTTTTTTTGGAACAATGCTTTAATTTATTACGTAATGCTGGACAATGCGGTATTTTAATACCCACAAGTCTATACAGTGACGCTGGTAACAAACAGTTGCGAGAAATGTTATTCCAGGGAGCTAAAATTTATACTTTGTTTGGACTTTCGAATGAAAGGTTTATCTTTGAAGGGGTAGATCACAGCTTTAAATTTTGTTTACTTTCTTTTGAAAAAGGTGGTTCAACTAATTCATTTCGTGCTGCTTTTAGAATTGTCCCAACAGAGGCTGTGTCTCCAAAAAATCTAAATTTATTTCTAAGTAGTAAGAATGAACACATAGAAATACCACTTACAGTAGTACAGCATTTTTCTCCCGATTCATTTTCAATCACAGAGTTTAAGCATCAAATAGATATAGACATTGCTGAAAAACTGTCATCGTTTCCTTTTATAGGTGAGCAAATAACCGGGAAATGGAATTTAAAGCTGACAACGGAATTTGATAAAACTGCCACTAAAGATTTCTTTTTATTGTCTCCTTCACCTCAAAATCAACCTCTTTATGAAGGTGGTATGATTCATCACTTTAAACATAATTTTGCTCCTCCCAAATATTATATAAATATTCAGAAAGGACGTACCAAGCTTGCGGGTAAAAAGAGTACAAACTATAATACACAACTTGATTGTGATGAGTATAGACTCATCCATCGTCGGATAGCTAGACAAGGACACACAAGAACTTTGATTTGCTGCATCATTCCTAAAAATACATTTTGCGATAACTCAGTTAATTATGCTGTTCCTAGAGGGTACTCAAAAAAAGAGTTGGTTTTTATATGTGCTGTCTTCTGTTCGTTTGTCTTGGATTTTCAAGTACGTGGTCGTGTGAACAATAATGTGACAATTGGGTTAATAAATCAACTATCCGTTCCACGTCTAACAGAAAGTGATCGCTACTTTAATGAAATAGTAGAACGTGCCGTAAAACTCATCTGCACCACACCTGAATTTGACGAACTCGCACAAGAAGTCGGATTAGGTTCTCACAAGCAAGGCGCAACCGATGAAACAGAACGGGCTAAACTACGAGCAGAGCTTGATGGAATGATAGCCCATCTCTACAATTTAACCGAAGAGGAATTTGCATACATCCTCAGTACATTTCCCATCGTTCCCGAACAAGTTAAACAGAATGCATTAAAAGCTTATCACGCCTTTGAACCTAAGTCTGGAGATACAGGAATTGTGGCATTAATTGAACAAGGTGAAAATCACCAACTAGAATTTAAGTCAACTGCACGTTGGAATTTGCGGGAGAACAAACAAGATAAAGCAATGGAACATGAAATAGTCAAAGCCATTGCCGCATTTTTAAATACTAATGGTGGAACTCTGTTGATAGGTGTTGACGATAATGGCGTACCAATCGGGTTAAATAACGACTACCAGACCTTGAAAAAGAAAAATAATGACGGCTATATGCTGTTTTTGAATAATGACCTACTACTGAGGGAGATTGGTAAAGAATTTGGTACTCTCTTCCGTATCACCTTTCATCAGGTAAGTGGACAAGATGTGTGTCGAGTCGTTGTCCAACGCTCACCCAAACCTGTGTACGTCAAACTTAAAGATAAAAACGGCAAGGAAGAAGAAGTTTTTTATATTCGTAGTAATAACTCAAGCATCAAGCTTTCAACTAAAGAAGCTGTGGAATATAGCAGGAACCGTTGGGGTTAA
- a CDS encoding helicase-related protein, which yields MPRIFDNIDLQLLPILRSTLKVSYRADFCVGYFNLRGWRKIDDLIEQYVGSEKACCRLLIGMQSLPSDEVHAAFTLGTSDGRIDNSAIVRFKKRMAVEFRKQLTLGAPTNQDEAGLRRLSHQLKTGKLVIKLFLRHPLHAKLYLVHRNDPNTPTVGFLGSSNLTLPGLAKQGELNVDVLDHDACNKLQKWFDDRWNEYGCIDISKELAEIIDESWAREELIPPYHIYLKIAYHLSHEAIAGISEFRIPREFNNLFEFQKAAVQLAARHVTRRGGVLVGDVVGLGKTLVGTALAKILQEDCFLETLIICPKNLVQMWQEYVDNYRLIAKVLPISKVQNQLPELRRYRVVLIDESHNLRNREGKRYRAIAEYITANESKCILLSATPYNKTYLDLSSQLRLFVLEDQDLGFRPEAFISELGGETEFMKRHQCLVRSLAAFEKSEHPDDWRELMKRYMVRRTRSFIKENYAHTDETGRKYLAFSDGRSSYFPDRIPRTLKFTLSSSDTDLYSRLYSESVVEIINQLNLPRYGLGNYVVTKHKQPPADTEQRQLNALFRGGRRLMGFSRTNLFKRLESSGIAFIQSIERHIFRNFIYLYALEQGLDIPIGTQDAELLDTNNNDEDTDSIAATLFDTETEDDVDDSSRQEEREAESLTEKSFRQKAELIYTEYATRYKRRFKWLRSTLFDIKRLKRDLLADAKALINVLQHCGKWNPKEDEKLAVLVELLTKTHPDNKVLIFTQFADTVRYLVDNLQARNISHMAGVTGQSKDPTELTGRFCPVSNGKRDRISPSIELRVLIATDVLSEGHNLQDCAIIVNWDLPWAIIRLIQRAGRVDRIGQNAEKILCYSFLPAEGVESIINLRGRLRQRLQENAEVVGTDEAFFEDDATQVILDLYNEKSGILDGEEDTEVDLTSEAFQIWKKATDDNPALRKTIEEMPNVVYSTRTHIPQPVQPEGVLLYMKTTEGNDSLIYVDRKGNSVTQSQLAVLKMAACEETTPAIPRDEQHHELVKKGASLLAEEEKNAGGQLGRPSGARFRTYERLKSYAQEMKGTLFVTQELLKAIDDIYRYPLRQSAIDTLNRQLRSGISNQQLAELVVALRMDDRLCIVSEEVEKREPSIICSLGLFYK from the coding sequence ATGCCACGCATCTTTGACAACATAGATTTGCAACTGCTACCAATTTTACGCTCGACGCTGAAAGTCTCGTATCGAGCGGATTTTTGCGTTGGCTACTTCAATCTTAGAGGTTGGCGGAAGATAGATGATTTAATTGAACAGTATGTTGGTAGCGAAAAGGCTTGTTGTCGTCTATTGATTGGGATGCAAAGTCTGCCTAGTGATGAAGTCCATGCAGCTTTCACCCTTGGCACTAGTGACGGGCGTATAGATAACAGTGCGATCGTTCGTTTCAAAAAACGGATGGCAGTTGAATTTCGCAAGCAGTTAACCCTTGGTGCGCCAACTAATCAGGATGAAGCGGGGTTGCGACGGTTAAGCCATCAATTGAAAACCGGGAAACTCGTTATTAAACTCTTTCTGCGTCACCCCCTGCACGCCAAGTTATATCTTGTACATCGCAATGACCCCAACACTCCAACCGTGGGATTTTTGGGTAGTAGTAACCTGACCCTTCCAGGACTGGCAAAACAAGGAGAATTGAATGTCGATGTTTTAGATCACGATGCCTGCAACAAATTACAAAAATGGTTCGATGACCGCTGGAACGAATACGGCTGTATAGATATTTCCAAAGAACTGGCAGAAATCATTGATGAGAGTTGGGCGAGGGAAGAATTAATACCGCCTTATCACATTTACCTAAAGATTGCTTATCATCTTTCTCATGAGGCGATCGCTGGAATTTCAGAATTTCGCATCCCCCGTGAATTTAACAACTTGTTTGAGTTCCAAAAAGCAGCCGTGCAGTTAGCAGCCCGTCATGTTACCAGACGCGGCGGTGTGCTGGTTGGGGATGTGGTTGGTTTGGGTAAAACTTTAGTTGGAACCGCCTTAGCCAAAATCTTACAAGAAGACTGTTTTTTAGAAACGCTAATTATTTGCCCTAAAAACTTGGTACAGATGTGGCAGGAGTATGTTGATAACTATCGCCTAATTGCCAAAGTGCTGCCCATTAGTAAAGTGCAGAATCAGTTGCCGGAATTACGTCGCTACCGAGTTGTGTTAATTGATGAAAGTCATAACCTGCGAAATCGGGAAGGAAAACGTTATCGAGCCATTGCAGAATATATTACTGCCAACGAAAGTAAATGTATTCTTCTCTCTGCCACTCCTTATAACAAAACCTACTTAGACCTTTCGTCTCAGCTACGGTTATTTGTCTTAGAAGACCAAGATTTGGGTTTTCGACCAGAAGCTTTTATAAGTGAATTGGGTGGTGAAACAGAGTTTATGAAACGCCACCAATGCCTTGTACGCTCGTTAGCGGCTTTTGAAAAGAGCGAACATCCTGATGACTGGAGAGAGCTGATGAAACGCTATATGGTAAGGCGAACCCGCTCGTTTATTAAAGAGAACTATGCCCACACAGACGAAACTGGACGTAAATATTTAGCGTTTTCTGATGGAAGAAGTTCTTATTTTCCAGATCGCATTCCTCGTACTCTCAAGTTTACTTTATCTAGCTCTGATACTGACCTTTATTCTCGGCTTTATTCTGAATCAGTAGTAGAAATAATCAATCAACTAAACCTACCTCGTTATGGGCTAGGAAATTACGTTGTCACTAAACACAAACAACCTCCCGCAGACACTGAGCAACGCCAGCTTAATGCATTATTTCGCGGCGGACGTAGGTTAATGGGGTTTTCGCGTACCAATTTATTTAAACGTTTAGAAAGTAGTGGGATTGCCTTTATTCAATCAATTGAACGCCACATTTTCCGGAATTTTATTTATTTGTATGCCCTAGAACAAGGACTTGATATTCCTATCGGTACTCAAGATGCTGAGTTATTAGACACAAATAATAACGATGAAGATACTGATTCCATAGCAGCCACTTTATTTGATACAGAAACCGAAGATGATGTAGATGATTCATCGAGGCAAGAGGAGAGAGAGGCAGAAAGTTTAACAGAAAAGAGTTTTCGACAAAAAGCCGAATTAATTTACACTGAATATGCAACCCGATATAAACGGCGATTTAAGTGGTTGCGTTCTACGCTATTTGATATTAAAAGATTAAAACGGGATTTACTGGCAGATGCCAAAGCACTGATTAATGTGCTGCAACACTGTGGGAAGTGGAACCCTAAAGAAGATGAAAAACTTGCTGTTTTGGTCGAACTGCTAACAAAAACTCACCCTGATAATAAAGTCCTAATTTTTACACAATTCGCAGATACAGTTCGCTATCTGGTTGATAATTTACAGGCAAGAAATATTAGTCATATGGCAGGGGTAACGGGTCAATCAAAAGACCCTACGGAACTGACAGGAAGGTTTTGTCCTGTGAGCAATGGAAAACGCGATCGCATTTCACCATCAATTGAGTTGCGAGTTTTAATTGCCACTGATGTTCTCAGTGAAGGTCACAACTTACAAGACTGTGCGATTATCGTCAATTGGGATCTACCGTGGGCAATTATCCGCCTAATTCAGAGGGCAGGACGGGTGGACCGGATTGGACAAAATGCAGAAAAAATCCTCTGTTATTCTTTCCTACCTGCGGAGGGAGTAGAAAGCATTATTAATTTGCGGGGGAGACTCCGCCAGCGACTGCAAGAAAATGCTGAGGTGGTGGGAACCGATGAAGCATTTTTTGAAGACGACGCTACTCAAGTCATTCTCGACCTCTACAATGAAAAATCTGGAATTCTGGATGGTGAAGAAGATACAGAAGTAGACTTGACCTCCGAAGCGTTTCAAATTTGGAAAAAAGCTACTGATGACAATCCAGCTTTGAGAAAGACGATTGAAGAAATGCCCAACGTGGTTTATTCTACCCGCACCCATATACCCCAACCTGTGCAGCCAGAGGGGGTACTTCTTTATATGAAAACTACTGAGGGTAATGATTCTTTGATTTATGTTGACCGCAAAGGAAATAGCGTCACTCAGTCGCAATTAGCAGTTTTAAAAATGGCGGCGTGTGAAGAAACGACTCCCGCCATTCCCAGAGATGAACAGCATCACGAGTTAGTTAAAAAAGGTGCTTCCCTTCTTGCTGAGGAAGAGAAAAATGCAGGCGGTCAACTGGGACGACCATCAGGAGCAAGGTTCCGCACCTATGAACGACTTAAGAGTTATGCTCAAGAAATGAAGGGAACGCTATTTGTCACTCAAGAACTGCTAAAGGCAATTGACGATATTTACCGTTACCCGTTGCGACAATCAGCAATTGATACTCTCAACCGTCAGTTAAGAAGCGGCATTAGTAATCAGCAGTTGGCTGAGTTAGTAGTGGCACTACGGATGGATGACCGTTTGTGTATTGTAAGTGAAGAGGTGGAGAAAAGAGAACCATCAATTATTTGTTCCCTTGGTCTGTTCTATAAGTAA
- a CDS encoding tyrosine-type recombinase/integrase: MNLENWYNLGIEGVSTHSFRRTALTRMSDAGVPLRHIQSISGHRTLAALERYLGVTDKQKQDAISTLNF; encoded by the coding sequence GTGAATTTAGAGAATTGGTATAACTTGGGCATTGAAGGCGTTAGCACCCACAGTTTTAGGAGGACAGCACTTACCAGGATGAGTGATGCTGGCGTACCATTGCGGCACATCCAATCAATCAGCGGTCATCGCACCTTAGCCGCTCTTGAGCGCTATCTTGGCGTAACTGACAAGCAAAAGCAGGATGCGATCTCTACCCTAAATTTTTAA
- a CDS encoding tyrosine-type recombinase/integrase encodes MKINRFGRAEILTPDQINLLFTEGFVKPRDKALFGMCLYTACRINEACTLHLHDVFGARGVRKVIVFQAPNTKGGKDTREVQVHPQLRQYLEEYNPDRRKEFLFPGRHNRGHIHTASADDILREVCYNTISLKLDYRLKKVRIALSSPQPSDV; translated from the coding sequence ATGAAAATAAACCGTTTCGGGCGTGCAGAAATTCTCACTCCCGACCAAATTAATCTCTTATTTACAGAGGGCTTTGTCAAGCCACGCGATAAGGCATTGTTCGGAATGTGCCTTTACACCGCTTGTCGTATCAACGAAGCTTGTACCTTGCATCTACATGATGTGTTTGGGGCAAGAGGCGTAAGGAAGGTGATAGTATTCCAAGCGCCCAACACGAAAGGAGGCAAGGACACCAGAGAGGTGCAGGTACATCCACAGCTACGGCAATACCTTGAGGAATACAACCCGGATCGGCGCAAAGAGTTTCTTTTTCCCGGTAGGCATAACAGAGGACACATCCACACTGCCAGCGCTGACGACATCTTAAGAGAAGTTTGTTATAATACCATTTCTCTAAAACTAGACTACAGATTAAAAAAGGTTCGTATTGCGCTGTCTTCGCCACAACCTTCGGATGTGTAG
- a CDS encoding CbtA family protein: MSNSHKLILWGILSLFFILLYYFRTGRQLPNLTSVINIALASGGFVTSISLFWQLVSSANLRTILEKEIGFDITALYLGVLAAGWVSLQPIAQIFQASSFKGIVEDCEVYNGKILHYRLSCNNQIYQVVVREDVFNQLTLRNRIRSVIQQPDDLIGRNVIIKDISPISIGRNRELRVNEVQQIVIS, from the coding sequence ATGAGCAATTCACACAAATTAATTCTTTGGGGAATCTTATCCTTATTCTTTATTCTACTATATTATTTTCGGACTGGAAGACAGCTTCCTAACCTAACAAGTGTGATTAATATAGCTCTAGCTTCTGGTGGTTTTGTAACAAGCATAAGTTTATTTTGGCAATTAGTTTCATCAGCGAATCTTAGAACAATTCTTGAAAAGGAGATTGGATTTGATATAACTGCATTATATTTAGGAGTATTGGCTGCAGGTTGGGTTTCATTGCAACCCATAGCACAAATTTTTCAAGCTAGCTCCTTTAAGGGTATAGTGGAAGATTGTGAAGTTTATAATGGGAAAATATTACATTATAGATTATCATGCAATAATCAGATTTATCAAGTTGTGGTAAGGGAAGACGTATTTAATCAACTCACTTTAAGAAATAGAATCAGAAGTGTAATTCAACAACCTGATGATTTAATAGGAAGGAATGTGATTATAAAAGATATATCCCCTATTAGTATAGGCAGAAATCGTGAATTGAGAGTTAATGAGGTTCAACAAATAGTAATTAGCTAA
- a CDS encoding effector-associated domain EAD1-containing protein, whose amino-acid sequence MSLSSRQQKQLLEALIGAFPERASLEQMLYFEFNKNLDAIAGGGSLRQVVFNLIQTAEAEGWVEDLIRGASRSNPGYQQLTTIANEMLGSDSKLQPNISSAKGNSVSINASDTTSTKSQIEPIVFFLRLIPHFFIGFTLTLENLSFFLLIIVVVIFLLYPENFLKLIVWILDNLQEQIHHCSNIFETIKFKNLLITGRYLLALALGGSFFGGLVASSSGSIFGAAGGAIYGLISLNINNPNIWKQGQNVIASALGGAFLGGIIGQIPGSILGAIIGATFKIFTLI is encoded by the coding sequence ATGTCTTTATCCAGTAGGCAGCAGAAACAATTACTAGAAGCACTCATTGGGGCTTTTCCTGAACGAGCATCGCTAGAACAAATGTTATATTTTGAATTCAATAAAAATTTAGACGCAATTGCCGGAGGAGGTTCTTTAAGACAAGTTGTTTTTAATTTAATTCAGACAGCAGAAGCAGAAGGATGGGTTGAAGACTTAATTCGTGGTGCGTCTCGATCCAATCCTGGATATCAACAATTAACAACCATTGCTAATGAAATGTTAGGGTCGGATTCTAAATTGCAACCGAATATTTCATCAGCAAAAGGAAATTCTGTATCTATTAATGCTTCAGATACCACTTCAACAAAGTCTCAAATAGAGCCAATTGTCTTTTTCCTACGACTAATTCCACATTTTTTTATTGGATTTACATTAACATTAGAAAATCTAAGTTTTTTCCTATTAATAATAGTAGTAGTAATCTTCTTACTCTATCCAGAAAATTTCCTAAAATTAATAGTGTGGATTCTTGATAACCTCCAGGAACAAATCCATCATTGCTCAAATATATTTGAGACAATAAAATTTAAAAATCTACTAATTACGGGTCGATATTTGCTTGCTTTAGCATTAGGTGGTTCTTTTTTTGGAGGATTAGTTGCTAGTAGTAGTGGGTCAATTTTTGGTGCTGCTGGGGGAGCTATTTATGGATTAATTAGTCTAAATATAAATAATCCTAACATATGGAAGCAAGGTCAAAACGTAATTGCTTCTGCTTTAGGAGGAGCATTCCTTGGAGGGATAATTGGTCAAATACCTGGCTCAATCTTGGGCGCTATTATTGGTGCTACTTTTAAAATATTTACACTAATTTAA